One genomic window of Mucilaginibacter sp. SJ includes the following:
- the nagA gene encoding N-acetylglucosamine-6-phosphate deacetylase, whose translation MDAPGLKIINAKIITPTRIIKNGTLLARNGKIVAVTEDIIDSAGETVIDAGGKYLSPGFIDIHVHGGGGYDFMDNTVEAYLEIAKLHAGYGTTAFTPTTLSCEQDALLKTLSLYEESEPLNKDGAQFLGMHIEGPYFAMEQRGAQDPRFIRLPNPKEYNEILQHSSIVKRWSAAPELKGAIEFGRFLKSKGILPSIAHTNAIYEEVLEAYENGYTHITHFYSCMSGVSRRNAYRYAGVVESGYLLEDMTVEIIADGRHLPPALLKLVYKIKGPEKIALITDAMRAAGMAPGESILGGLLNGLKVIVEDNVAKLPDRSAFAGSVATTIQLVKNMITLADVPVIDAVKMMTTTPAKIMGADGAKGSIVVGKDADLVIFDDEINLHKTIIGGEIVYSI comes from the coding sequence ATGGATGCTCCCGGTTTAAAAATCATCAATGCTAAAATTATTACCCCAACGCGGATCATAAAGAATGGAACTTTACTGGCCCGAAACGGAAAGATCGTTGCGGTTACCGAAGATATTATAGATAGTGCAGGTGAAACGGTAATTGATGCAGGGGGCAAATACCTGTCGCCCGGATTTATTGATATCCATGTGCATGGCGGCGGGGGATATGATTTTATGGATAATACTGTTGAGGCTTATCTTGAAATTGCAAAATTGCACGCCGGTTACGGTACAACAGCTTTTACACCAACCACATTAAGCTGCGAGCAGGATGCTTTACTCAAAACCCTGAGTTTATATGAAGAATCGGAGCCTTTGAACAAAGACGGGGCGCAGTTTTTGGGGATGCATATCGAGGGGCCATACTTTGCCATGGAACAACGCGGCGCTCAGGATCCCCGCTTTATCCGTTTACCTAATCCAAAGGAATACAATGAAATTTTACAGCATTCATCCATTGTAAAACGCTGGAGCGCAGCCCCCGAGTTAAAAGGTGCGATTGAATTTGGACGTTTTCTGAAATCAAAAGGGATCCTGCCTTCTATAGCGCATACCAACGCCATTTATGAAGAGGTGCTTGAAGCTTATGAAAATGGCTACACGCACATCACGCATTTTTATTCATGCATGTCGGGCGTATCCAGGCGTAATGCGTACAGGTATGCCGGCGTTGTTGAAAGCGGTTACCTGTTAGAAGATATGACGGTTGAAATCATTGCCGATGGAAGGCACCTGCCCCCGGCTTTGCTTAAGCTTGTTTATAAGATCAAGGGGCCGGAAAAAATAGCACTCATTACCGACGCCATGCGTGCCGCCGGAATGGCGCCCGGCGAAAGTATTTTAGGTGGCCTCCTTAATGGCTTGAAAGTGATAGTGGAAGATAACGTGGCAAAACTGCCCGACAGAAGCGCTTTTGCGGGGAGCGTTGCAACTACTATTCAACTGGTTAAAAACATGATCACTCTTGCCGATGTGCCTGTGATTGACGCCGTAAAAATGATGACAACAACCCCCGCTAAAATTATGGGTGCAGATGGGGCTAAGGGATCAATAGTGGTAGGGAAAGATGCCGACCTGGTCATTTTTGACGATGAGATCAATCTGCATAAAACCATCATCGGCGGTGAAATTGTTTATTCTATTTAA
- a CDS encoding isocitrate lyase/PEP mutase family protein yields the protein MKNRFNEFIALHHKAEAVQIGNVWNAQSAQVYDKLNFEVIGTSSAAVASSLGFADGEEMSFEDYLFVVKRIAATTSAMLTVDLEGGYGDTPEEICNNITSLYHIGVVGINIEDSIVTDGKRSIVDAESFAVKLKQVTSLLADAGVEIFINVRADSFLLGLPNALEDALTRIKLYQDTGVHGLFFPCITQIADIEKVTALSRLPVNVMCMPGLPGFKELQNAGVKRISAGPFLNMNIYKTLENLIEKITAQNSFSSLFN from the coding sequence ATGAAAAATAGATTTAATGAATTTATAGCCTTGCACCATAAAGCAGAAGCTGTGCAGATTGGCAATGTATGGAATGCACAAAGCGCCCAGGTTTATGATAAATTAAATTTCGAAGTAATCGGCACGTCAAGCGCGGCTGTGGCCAGCTCGTTAGGCTTTGCAGATGGCGAAGAAATGAGTTTTGAAGATTACCTTTTTGTTGTTAAACGTATAGCTGCAACAACATCAGCCATGCTAACAGTCGACCTTGAAGGTGGTTATGGCGATACACCCGAGGAAATCTGTAATAACATAACCAGTTTATATCATATTGGCGTGGTGGGTATCAATATAGAAGATTCCATAGTGACCGACGGTAAGCGAAGCATTGTTGATGCTGAGAGCTTTGCCGTAAAACTTAAACAGGTAACTTCGTTATTAGCTGATGCAGGGGTTGAAATATTTATAAACGTAAGGGCCGATTCCTTTCTGCTTGGTTTACCCAACGCCCTGGAAGACGCTTTGACCCGCATTAAACTTTACCAGGATACGGGAGTACATGGTTTGTTTTTTCCTTGTATCACGCAAATAGCCGATATTGAAAAAGTAACGGCATTGTCCCGTCTTCCTGTTAACGTAATGTGTATGCCCGGTCTCCCCGGTTTTAAAGAATTACAAAATGCCGGTGTTAAAAGGATCAGTGCAGGCCCATTTTTGAATATGAACATTTATAAAACGCTGGAAAACTTAATTGAAAAGATAACTGCCCAAAACAGTTTTTCGAGCCTCTTTAACTGA
- a CDS encoding YybH family protein: protein MKSARTPQEVHAVLAAAFNTKDVNVVMNVYDADGIIFPEPGKEVSGRAQFEEAVKSICAVPGVMEIKTVYCLQSGDVAVGRSEWSVTDNGTTQVAAKGIELMKQQPDGSWKIIIDHAFGAEANLVA from the coding sequence GTACTCGCAGCAGCTTTTAACACTAAAGATGTAAACGTAGTTATGAATGTATATGATGCTGACGGCATCATTTTTCCCGAGCCAGGAAAAGAAGTATCAGGCAGAGCCCAATTTGAAGAAGCTGTGAAAAGCATCTGCGCGGTTCCGGGAGTGATGGAGATCAAAACCGTCTATTGCCTGCAATCAGGCGATGTAGCCGTAGGCCGGTCAGAGTGGAGCGTTACCGACAATGGCACAACACAGGTTGCGGCAAAAGGTATCGAGCTAATGAAACAGCAACCTGATGGCAGCTGGAAAATTATCATCGATCACGCTTTCGGAGCCGAGGCTAATCTCGTAGCCTGA